The following are encoded in a window of Nakamurella sp. A5-74 genomic DNA:
- a CDS encoding ABC transporter permease, which yields MSTPVNLGTSAAGAGDVGTPVGRPTATRSSKVHPVVWFVVGLAGLLLFSAVRSFTDANNLTSSGLIAAAIGAAMPIALAGLSGLWAERAGVVNIGIEGMMILGTFGAGWAGYQWGPWAGMFFAVVCGALGGLLHALATVTFGVDHIISGVAINIIAPGVTLFLARLLFTDAPGGGQKQSPPVTDLPRITVPWLSDALASVERKQIFAVSDLAGVLGGFVTGLSLFTVIAVVIIVLSAYVLWRTRFGLRLRSVGEAPYAAESLGVNVYSYKWAAMTISGGIAGLAGAFLVIGLKYQDGQTANRGYIGLAAMIFGNWRPGGMTAGAALFGYTDGLQLYDSGDAVHALLIILAVALLAVGLYQAYRRHFVIATVAVAIAAACAIWFFTNDQVPGALVKAAPYAITLLVMGLASQNLRMPKADGLIYRKGEH from the coding sequence ATGAGCACCCCCGTGAACCTCGGTACGTCAGCGGCCGGGGCCGGCGACGTCGGTACCCCGGTCGGACGACCCACAGCGACCCGGTCCAGCAAGGTGCATCCGGTCGTCTGGTTCGTCGTCGGGTTGGCCGGCCTGCTGCTGTTCTCCGCCGTGCGGAGCTTCACCGACGCGAACAACCTGACGTCCTCCGGACTGATCGCCGCCGCGATCGGTGCCGCGATGCCGATCGCTCTCGCCGGTCTGTCGGGGTTGTGGGCCGAACGCGCAGGCGTTGTCAACATCGGGATCGAAGGAATGATGATCCTCGGCACCTTCGGTGCGGGCTGGGCCGGATACCAGTGGGGTCCGTGGGCGGGCATGTTCTTCGCTGTCGTCTGCGGTGCGCTCGGTGGTCTGCTGCACGCGCTGGCGACGGTCACCTTCGGCGTCGACCACATCATCTCCGGCGTCGCGATCAACATCATCGCCCCCGGCGTCACGCTGTTCCTCGCGCGACTGTTGTTCACCGATGCCCCCGGCGGTGGGCAGAAACAGTCGCCGCCGGTCACCGACCTGCCGCGGATCACAGTTCCCTGGTTGTCGGACGCGTTGGCGAGTGTGGAGAGGAAGCAGATCTTCGCGGTCTCCGACCTGGCCGGCGTGCTGGGCGGGTTCGTCACCGGGCTGAGCCTGTTCACGGTGATCGCCGTGGTCATCATCGTGCTCAGCGCGTACGTGTTGTGGCGCACCCGGTTCGGGCTGCGGCTGCGCTCGGTCGGCGAGGCGCCGTACGCCGCAGAATCGTTGGGCGTCAACGTCTACAGCTACAAGTGGGCGGCGATGACGATCTCCGGCGGGATCGCCGGACTCGCCGGCGCCTTTCTGGTGATCGGGCTGAAGTACCAGGACGGCCAGACCGCCAACCGCGGTTACATCGGCCTCGCCGCGATGATCTTCGGCAACTGGCGACCCGGCGGCATGACGGCCGGTGCCGCGCTGTTCGGGTACACCGACGGCCTGCAGCTGTACGACTCCGGCGATGCCGTGCATGCTTTGCTGATCATCCTGGCGGTCGCACTGCTGGCGGTCGGCCTGTACCAGGCCTACCGACGACACTTCGTGATCGCGACCGTCGCGGTGGCGATCGCGGCGGCGTGTGCGATCTGGTTCTTCACCAACGACCAGGTGCCCGGCGCGTTGGTCAAGGCAGCTCCGTATGCGATCACGTTGCTGGTGATGGGCCTGGCCTCGCAGAACCTCCGGATGCCCAAGGCCGACGGGCTGATCTATCGCAAGGGCGAACACTAG
- a CDS encoding ABC transporter permease, whose product MKTSTKLLLALAAPVGAALIAVLVTSLVLLATGHSPGDALDAVVGAFEQNRTLINTLNVAANYYLAAVAVAIGFKMNLFNIGVDGQYRLAALLAAWVAGLSFMNGLPSVLRIVVTILVAMIVGAGWASIAALLKVTRGVSEVISTIMLNAIGLALGAWLLSKDHLAVAVGNNVSTQPITDGGTIPTIAIGGSSTPLYPMIGLALLVGLIYAFLLSRTVFGFSIKATGMSESAAVASGINVKKMIFAAMLLSGAVAGLVGMPELLNGREGAFSLNFPTGIGFIGIAVALLGRNHPVGMILASLLWSALDASSNSLQGADIPKELVTIMQGVLLFAVVIAYEIVRRARRRLEQRTVARTLAATPPPGGGGPGDAGPRSAGRGDPEDPVPSGPGTPDLQKAVTS is encoded by the coding sequence GTGAAGACCTCCACCAAGTTGCTGCTCGCGCTGGCCGCGCCGGTCGGGGCAGCGCTCATTGCCGTCCTCGTCACCAGCCTGGTGCTGCTGGCGACCGGTCACAGTCCGGGAGATGCACTGGACGCGGTCGTCGGGGCGTTCGAGCAGAACCGCACCCTGATCAACACCCTCAACGTGGCTGCCAACTACTACCTCGCGGCAGTGGCGGTGGCGATCGGGTTCAAGATGAACCTGTTCAACATCGGTGTCGACGGCCAGTACCGGTTGGCGGCGCTGCTGGCCGCCTGGGTCGCCGGGCTGTCGTTCATGAACGGCCTGCCGAGCGTGCTGCGGATCGTCGTCACCATTCTCGTCGCGATGATCGTCGGAGCTGGCTGGGCGTCCATCGCAGCGCTGCTGAAGGTCACCCGCGGAGTCAGCGAGGTGATCAGCACGATCATGCTGAACGCGATCGGGCTTGCTCTCGGGGCCTGGCTGTTGTCGAAGGACCACCTCGCTGTCGCGGTGGGCAACAACGTCTCCACCCAGCCGATCACCGACGGCGGCACGATTCCCACGATCGCGATCGGAGGCTCCTCCACGCCGCTGTACCCGATGATCGGGCTCGCTCTGCTGGTCGGTCTGATCTACGCGTTCCTGTTGTCGCGCACCGTCTTCGGGTTCTCGATCAAGGCCACCGGGATGAGCGAGTCGGCCGCGGTCGCCAGCGGGATCAACGTCAAGAAGATGATCTTCGCGGCCATGTTGCTCTCCGGAGCGGTGGCCGGGCTGGTCGGGATGCCCGAGCTGCTGAACGGTCGCGAGGGTGCGTTCTCGCTGAACTTCCCCACCGGGATCGGTTTCATCGGCATCGCAGTGGCCCTGCTCGGCCGCAACCATCCCGTCGGGATGATCCTGGCGTCACTGCTGTGGTCGGCGTTGGACGCCTCGTCCAACTCCCTGCAGGGTGCCGACATCCCCAAGGAACTCGTCACGATCATGCAGGGCGTACTGCTGTTCGCCGTCGTCATCGCCTACGAGATCGTCCGTCGGGCCCGACGCCGGCTGGAGCAGCGCACGGTGGCCAGGACACTGGCGGCCACCCCGCCGCCCGGCGGCGGGGGCCCCGGCGACGCGGGCCCCAGGAGTGCGGGGCGCGGCGATCCTGAGGATCCGGTTCCCTCCGGGCCAGGTACTCCCGACCTGCAGAAGGCGGTCACCTCATGA
- a CDS encoding cytidine deaminase → MLADLDQLLDWESLRASAIEVATLAYCPYSRLQVGAAAIVAAQDGTLRRITGCNVENASYGLGACAEVTLAGQLRLTGGGRLVALACRSGTGELLMPCGRCRQVIYEFGGPDLLVDTPDGIHDMRWVLPAAFGPEHLPP, encoded by the coding sequence GTGCTCGCAGATCTCGATCAGCTTCTCGACTGGGAGTCGTTGCGGGCGAGCGCGATCGAGGTGGCCACGCTCGCGTACTGCCCGTACTCCCGGCTGCAGGTGGGGGCCGCAGCGATCGTCGCGGCGCAGGACGGCACGCTGCGGCGGATCACCGGCTGCAACGTCGAGAACGCCTCCTACGGTCTCGGCGCGTGCGCCGAGGTGACGCTGGCGGGTCAGCTGCGGTTGACCGGTGGCGGCCGGCTGGTGGCGCTGGCGTGCCGGTCCGGTACCGGTGAGCTGCTGATGCCCTGCGGTCGCTGCCGCCAGGTGATCTACGAGTTCGGCGGTCCTGACCTGCTGGTCGACACCCCGGACGGCATCCACGACATGCGGTGGGTGCTGCCCGCGGCCTTCGGCCCCGAACACCTGCCGCCCTGA